The Oreochromis niloticus isolate F11D_XX linkage group LG4, O_niloticus_UMD_NMBU, whole genome shotgun sequence DNA segment aactctgccccccctcatcatatcagacagccctgtgtcgactgtggagatcttcaagttgctgggtaccaccatctcccaggacctgaagtgggagaccaacatcaactccatcctcaaaaagacccagcagaggatgtacttcctgagacaactggggaagtacagtcttccacaggagctgctgatccagttctacactgcagtcattgagtctgtcctgtgctcctccatcacagtctggtatggtgcagccactaaacaggacaggtgcagactgcagcggactgtacgggcagcagaaaggatcatcggcgcccccctgccctccatccaggatctgtacctctcaagaaccaggaaacgggcagggaaaatcatcacagacccctcacaccctggacacagactttttgatctgctgccctctggcagacggtacagaagcctgcagaccaggaccacccgacacaggaacagtttctttcccctcaccatctcccttctaaacagttgaactgtcacactgctcccactgccagactgcaactgcaccttatgtacattctgtagtattcattccacctcatttcatttctgtattttatgtatatacgtttagattagttatttatagttggtttacacagctttgtgtatgtatgtgtatgcatgtgtaatgtatatatagatacgtgtgtgtgtgtgggtgcgtgtgggtgcgtgtgtgtgtgtgtgtgtgtgtgtgtgtgtgtgtgtgtgtgtgtgtgtgtgtgatttacattgctgtgctcgagagccaccatctaccggaaccaaattccttgtatttgtatgcacatatacttggccaataaacatgattctgatgacttggcacaaaaaccatgatttagcagaaatactatgattgagcagaagtactaagatgtagtaaaagtactttgatttaagagaaatccaattatggaggagtaatactttaaaatgggagaaatattgatacacacacacattcacagagcctaaagggaagagtatttgtgccatggagtgttaagaagaatctgaggtccatattagaaaagctggtaaaaagttttcagaattgtaataaatgatgaatatgaattagtggtctgtgatagtgtattaatttgtagggcaaaaaacatgttgtccaaggtggagttgaacccacgacttttgggttgcagacctgtgtcattaccagctgcgccactgggaaagacagtgagcacttgggaaacagggtgatgagcagtcagaattagatcgcggtgtgaggcaaagagcgccgttttttggagttacaaaacgtcgtgtaactccaaaactaggtggactaggagcataattcttgtactgggtgaatcagcggactttggtgtactttgactgcgatgttcattactctttgtacatccgtcgctgagatatgacgagagaagaaactgcagacctcagatatgattggctggctgggaagctggcagaaatatatagtaatagtgtgattaagcataaatactacatttagcagaaatactgtattaagcacaaatcctataaaaagcagaaatactatattaagcaatataaaaatcctataaaaatggtataaaaagcaaaaatactgtaatatgatttggtagaaaaactataattaatcagaaatactatactgggtagaaatactatattgagcacaaatcttataaaatagcagaaatagtatgattcagcacaatagtaataacttaaacagaaaaactggaaaagcaaaatggacagctgaaaaaatgctgaacatgctaagggtccttcaaatgtacttgttaaatgaaaaaaaaactgagcaaaaaaagtgtaacagtcacacaatcagaaatatggaaacatatggaaacacacatgcacagagagacacacacaggatcaaattcagtcaaccagtctaaatatattgaatttaaatcatacaataagatgctcccataaaaattctgtctcgccctctctctctctctctctctctctctgtctcacacacacacacacacacacacacacacacacacacacacagggagagagaagtaagtttctagctcagtcaagcagcctgggagctgctgaatttgaatccaccaatcagagagcctgtgcactttttcccgccaaaacaggtgcatgcagcacagagagacacaggatttttgcagtctatttctcataatgacgactcccctcaaacaaatgaccataatttcctaactataggggctagaacggtcattcttacaccgttttgttcagaagagatgggggaatcttaaagtgttgacaatgtatcattaaaatatgaattattaaagatatttgacttctaatgcaccataactgagtagagcaaagcaaaaactgccttgacttgccctcaaacaacgctttctaactctaaatctatttggagtatcaatatcattttttcaccgtaagagacagcaggctttggtgaacaatcatggaaattttcaggtctttgtggaaatccaacaaaaagttatgacgagagaaaaaagtggttcatttccagagtttgaaatctgaagaaatctgagcgaaggacgaatttcctacgctcaaacaagtgtaactcatctcagaacggtaataggtgagaaaaaaattcttgaattgtgagcgtcaggagtgtctgaagatatactgggacaagcctcatgttttaacttcgcttcgttaaggagatatgacgattcgaatatgcctctcattacagaaatcaagcggtgattttgaacaaactctccattgactttctatggagagttttcagactttgtgttgctctgaggagatttgcaaaaattctataagtctcacaacaatgatggtgacattttcggaaagccagcaaaaatacctacgttttgatgtataatttgtggaagttgagtgaaaattgagcaagtagcaagaagttgttcggacatgaagagaagactgcgaaacctacagtggcacactggaagccaagtgcatagcaaccataacaacgcatgtattttctgaaaaatcacaattttgcaactcaaaactttaagaggcataaaaataaaacggtaaaagatttgaaaaatctgatttattcctgaatagcccaataatttgagaacattttaaagtttcaatggttgttctacgtgaaagtaggaaaaagtagttaagtttcaaaaacaagcaaaatttagcagaattgcagaagtttcccattcatttcaatgggacaaattaaaggaaaaaagtggaatattttaaaaagtataacagtaataaacaccaaaagatatagcgatcattagcagaaatagcagaatagtttaaaatttgaacggtgaaaatcggctgaaaattgtggaagtagttaagtgccaaaaaaagtgaaaaagtggcaactagaataataataataaagtataaagaataaagagaaacaggaactcaatagtgtggatgcctccagcatccacacaataaagtataaagaataaagagaaacaggaactcaatagtgtggatgcataaagcatccacacaataataataataataaagtataaagaataaagagaaacaggaactcaatagtgtggatgcctccagcatccacacaataagaataataaatccgacgaatagtaatatgtgtgcctcttggcataggcacacataataataagaataataaatccgacgaatagtaatatgtgtgcctcttggcataggcacacataattaaAGCATGCAGTTTAGTTTGTGTGCACTCAAATAGACTCGAATCAACTAGCgccacctgtggccaagtgcCATAGCCTACAGCCAGCCACTTTCAATGTTTTCTGTTCTTGCGTCTTGCACATAAACCTTCAAACCAAATGAAATGGTATTGTGTATTACTTTCAGCCAAGATCGGTAAGAAAtgccaaattatatacacaaagttCTAGAAATCACCACTCGTATTGTTCAtgatgattttaatattttttccataacaAAGAAATGTGTCTTCAACAAATATTACACATTAATATTTGACTTATTGTAGATGAAAAGCGCCCACAACGAGCTGCCATCAGAAAAACTGACAGTTTATGAATGTAATTATTGTAATTAGATATCTATACAATTtgatacttgtttttacacgtTTTTAAAGACTGGAAAGCAACTGATCAACTTTTgtttggagtttttttgttttgtttttctttaaaaacaatttttaaatgaatcactGTGGCCAACGGtgatatatacagtatatatacaaTACAGTGTCTCCTTATACCTAAGCATTGCTGCACTTTGTATGTTGCTTGTTTGTAGTTTATAGGCACTCTTTTGCGATGAATAGCAGTCTTAAGTTTTAGCGACCTCTAGTGGTCATGCCCGACTAGGATCATGAATGGTCTATTATCTCCCGGAGAAAACCAATGATTGTAGAAAACCGATATTTTCTCAGATTTTCTCGTGGATTTTCCTAGATCCGTTTTGATAAGTTCTGAcaagtatgatttttttttttttcattttagaaaacaaaaatgccattaataattaatttatttttgctttatgTCAATGGGTGTACTTCGATTATTATTATCAGTGAGTGACTTGAAGTGGAAGTATGTGGAAAAAACAATCTGTGTAGTGAGGCAGCAATGTTTCAGAACAGAATTTGCCTGATAATCTGTTCATTTTTAAGGTGACTTCCTTATTATTGTAATCTAGTGATGGTTATCACTGTGTCCAAGGGTACACAGCACATGGAACTGTTACTAATTTGGCAcattaaactaaaaataaaggttctactttaaaaagaaaaaagttaaggCTATTATTGGTTAACCTTATATTTTTGgggtttaataaaaacattttaaaaagctcaCAGATAAGTGGCATAAACTTTTGGACTTTCAGCTGTGCTTTCATGGGTTTTACACCTTTTCCTACTGATTGATTATTCATACCACATTAAAGCAATTAAGTAATAGATGACAATGGCAGAAAAGCTCTTGTTTTTTAACAAGTGTTctacaatttaaaacaaaatctgtGAATGAACAAAGATGTTATGTTTTAAAGAACAGTTTTACACATTGTTTTCTTACAATCTTACATTTTGGGCActattttttaaagtgttcaAACGTGCTGTATTTGAGTGTAGGAATAAATTATTTATGTTGTCATTGGGATTGGGTAACTTGTTGGTTTTCTAAGATAAAATTTTAGGGTGCCTTTTATTTCTGATCATTCTGATTCCCATTCTTTCACCATCTCACACCCCTATGTCCACAAATTCCCCACAGGGGTAGAGGGGGAAGCTGCCTGGTAAAAGAGGTCAGGAATCTGTAGCAGCAGGGACTGCTTAGTGTGGCAATCTTTAACGACTGGACACACAagtacataaatattaaataaattatatacTATAAAAATTATAGGCACATCTATTGAGTCTGAAAATCAGGCATAGTCTATTCTAAGACAATTTCCAGAACTGCATTTATCCCTGCTGGAACTTTTCCAGTCCTTTAGCACAAATGTGCCACCTCCATGATCGAGATGAGTAAGGTAGGCAGGTAGGTCACAAGATAGAGGCAAGTAATAAATCTGCCCAAGTTGGATCCAGGGGCCCTTAACAAGTCCTGTTAGTATTCTGTGTTTAACAAGCAAGGAATGAAATGCTAATGGAAATGTTTCAAAGGCAACTTGGACTATAAGATTATCTAAAACATTTGAACATGATGGTATAACCCCTCAATTAACTTCATTTACCAGTGTTAGTTAAAAATTCCTTTGTATATATGTAACATCTGTTTACAGCATATTACGTAAGACCACATGTGTTATGACAGGGCACAGTACAAGAGCCCTTAAAATCACGTACAGTGCTTTTTTAAGACAATTTTCAAggttgcttttgttttgaatgGTCATTTCCGATTCCTGTTCCCTGACCCTCCCTCACCTACACCTGGAGTGGAGGCAAATGGGAATCCTCCCTGAGGTGGAGACGAGCTGCTATGTGAAACAGATCCTGTTGCCAGTGGGAACAGTGACGTAACTGACTGGTTCCCCTGGTTGTGAAGTTTTGGTTtgcgtgtttgtttgtttgttttgttccagtttcagTTTTCACATGGGACTTTTTACGAGTATTCTTCAAAGATTTTTCCCAAGGAGCCACCTGAGTCACACCACCTAGGCCTGTCACCTAGACCTATTTCAAAGGTATCACAGTACTAAGCAGTTTTACAACTAAAGCTGATGAAGCATCAAAGATATCTTcatcacatatatttgttatctTTATTACCTCAGATGGTTAAAGCATCAAGCAAtcatataaaataattaaattatatttatactTTGATAGTAGACAATTAGCATCTTAAAAGATCCAAACTATCTGAACATTTcgaaaaaataaaagtgaaataagTTCATTTCAAGCTAATCAATAATATTTGTCCATGTGCTGAAAGTTTGAGAATGGTTTAAGCTTAACAGTAATGTATGTACTTTGTGTGAAAAAGaacaatttttttctttacatgctATTTActtaagtttttaaatttatttttttatgtttgataTTTgccctttttgttgtttttttctgcttgaaTTATTTGATAGGCATGGGTTTGATACTCATGCCTATTTATTTGACGACATTTCAaggaatagaaaaaaaagttattgtTTGGTGGAGGTTCACTCCCTTCAGGTTACTGTGAAGCTCCAGCGTAgtccaaaaaagaagaaaaaaagggtgTGGCGTGTGGTTAAATCTCGAAGATCTATTTCAATAGCAGCCCTGCGTGTGATGTAACGTGAAACTACGTCATCACGTACGCCCCTGTCAGGATTTACGTTGGTTCCGGGAGACGCGTTGGCAATTTCCTAAACAGAGCTCAGTTACCTCACTTGGAAACGTCAGTGTCACCCGAGGCCAGGCAAAGAGGAGCTCTGCGTATCGTTGGGTGTTTTACCGGCTGGAAGACAACAGTAGACCGACTTGACATGAGCAGGTAACCGTTTAAATCTCATAACTTTTACCTCTAACGCGTTTTTAATGTTTGACCTGTCCGTCTAACCaattgtctgtgtgttttttagacTTTACTCTCCTAAACGTTACGAAGATTATATGGTTATTTCGGGATAAATATCGAGACGTGTCACCTTAAATGTTTGCTTCATACGCCTTTAAATCCCGCTCGTTCTGTGTGCTGCATTTTTACTTGTAACGCGAGAGCGAGCCGACGGTTTCTGGCGTGAGCCCGAGCCTCTGTGCGGTCATACCTCCCAGTATCAGACACCGACACGTTAAAACGTCTAAAAATCATCGGTGTCGTTAAATAACAGCCTGTAGCTGCTGGGCTGAACTACACCTTTTGATACATTTGAGATCAAAACCAACCGTCACATAATCAATAAGAGGTTCTTgatatcatgctttttattgactcttaagcttttttttttttctctcattaaacatgtttgtctgTATGGTGGCTAATCCATAACATGGGGACCAAAATATGGACCCAGGTCAGGGGCTGTGCCACCACACCCTATAAAGCTATACAAACCACCAAaactccaagaagaaatctgaaGAAAAATTTGGATTTTTCTGTACAGTAGGGGGAAAAGTGACTTTGTCAGCATCAACACAGGACACAGAGACAAGAATGTGGAAAAGGAAGCACTCTCTTTACTTGCCTTCCCATGTCTGTAATTTCCAGATCTTTGCTGGATTCGGGCCATGTCTGTAGCGGTATTGTTGCAGTAGACAAACAGATCCAGGGGTGAACCAGAGAGCTATCCAAAGGAAATGAAAGATAACAGGAGCTATCCTGTTCTGACTGTCTCTGGTCTTACCTGGTACAGGATATGACTTAGGGTTATTGTCCTGTGTAGGGCTTTGATGGgctagaggattcagcagaaagCACCAGATCCCTTTCAAGCCTCTCTGTATCCTAGCATTGAGAGAGATGAGTagtgtttgatttttgtttagTAAATCAAAAGAAACTTTTTAGGTACTTCCCTAGAGTGTTGTGTCTGCTCCCCTGACAGCCAGCATGTTTTGTCAGAGGAAGCTTTGAAAAATTTCCCTTACTTTCTGTTACTCCCTCATTATTATGGTCTGCAGCGTGCTGACACGTGAGGGTCTTATAGACGGGAAGCTGTTCATGACGGCATCTCTGAGGAATCTTGTAAAGGAAACTGCAGTCAAAGTCATCATCTCTCTGAGTCTAGACTTAGAAGCAACACCCAGGCCCAAGCCAAGCAAGCCACTAgattctctttatttatttattaattatagGAGACTTTTGTCAAGGCAGTTTACACAATAATCAGAGCACATTTGATTTCAGCTCAAGGTTTTCCTGTGTCATGTCCACTTGCTGCTGGTCCTATCTGCAGGAAATCCTTAGAAGCCAGGGCCAGTTTATAAATATTCCCGGGCCTACAGCAGTGCTAGTGCTGGTTTTGGCAGCTGTTTCACCAGACCCCCACATGCACACATGACGCCAACAGCAGCTCTTTCCAGATGTGTTTAATGATTCCCTGACAACAGTTGCGTAGGTCCATATACATCACAGAGTTTAATTGCTCACCAGAAAAGAGGAACGACTGTCTGTTAAAGTGCTAATTCTGCAAACAGGAAGGAAGATGAAAGACGTACCACTTGTGAAAAATTTCAGAACTGGACTCACACGTTGATCTTTTTAGCAAATGAACTCATCATGTTGAAGTTGCATGAGTTAAGCGAGCTAAGAGGTTAAaaattaatgattaaatgcgCATATCACTGAGGCTTTCCCAGGTATATGAAGGCATTGGTACACTGAGCACACATTATTATCAATTATTTCTGCTTAAATTgcttaaaaactgtatttaagttggcttttttttcttagcGTTGTTGATTTATGAGTAACTGAGGATGGACGACCTCATCCGACAGGGTTATGCGGTCAGGAtgatctgtcgctgagataggGCCTTTCTTCTCCAGTGATGAATGAGGAGAATGTTTGATGGTGGCTCTGCTCTGAGATAAGAACAGAATGTGCTCCGCTTGATTTAACATGTCAGAGGATGCAAATGGCAAAACTGCTGTGCTGTTCGTTTACTAGTTTAGCTTTTCGTTACAAATTCTAATCTAACTGAAAAATCAGTAAATCTAATACAAATGTGCCTTCAATCCTCAGGTTGCCCTGACATGGACACAGAGATGATTCCCAAATTTTCGTCAAAGGATGAGGAGGTTGATTACTGGAAGTCCCAAGCCCTCAAATATAAGAAAAGGTAGGTGGCATTTGTGTCTCATCTGACAGCAATGCATGCCTGAATTTATTTATGGTGTGAGTTGGTGTGTATGGCTTAATTTCTTCAAAGAACAGGCCTGTTGTGCTCTGagtttttcatttcagtttgatATAAAGCCAAAATTGGGTTACATAACATACTGCTGCAGTTTATTTTGCAGTTGTCTTGAAAGAAAGCGGAGTTGAAAATCGAATGACGGCGATTCTTCAAATATAGCATAAGATGAAAAACAGCTTTTGGAGACAGTAGATGCTGATCCTTGCATAATAAGCAGCTGCTTTGTTTTGCTGAGTATGTGGTTTGCGCAGTAGTTTTGAAAGATGTGATTACATAATAACTTTGTGCCAAAAGTTTCCACACATGAAGGCTGTGTTTAGCCGTATAAGGCAAATGGCCAGAAAAGAGTAATGAAATCAGCACTGACACACTTCATGGTTTACTCAATAGGAAATGGCACAGGCCACAGGATAGGCATTAGTGTCACTTAAGAGTGTCATTTGAAATTTGTTTAGTCTTCCTTTCCTATTTGTGGGCGTACAGTCTATGAGAAGAAGTGTAAAAGTGCACAGCAGGGGTTAAAGTCCTGCTTACTTTGAGACATTCCTGTGGGCacatggtggaaaaaaaaacatcagtgcaTGGAAAGAAAAGTGGCTTCAAGTAGATTTGCCATAGTGTGTTGCAGTTTTTAGGGCATGCATTTTCTCAGAATATCCTTCCACTGAAGtgatatttttaaactttttattttgagtttatttacaAGGCAACAGTGACATTGTTTATCATTATCACTAATAGAACTTTTTTTCATTCTGATGTATGGAATACTATTGGCCATTTTAATCTATTAGGGTTACATAGTTATGTTACAGGGCTTATGTGTGCTGATCAAGCACCATGTGTGATGCTGGCATTTCAGTGCTCTGTGGAGCCACTGTGAGGGCATTATCCCAGCACAGAGTCAGCTGACCAGTGTTACCAAGTGTCAGCTCAGcaggagaaaaaataaattatatttagatatttcaaaaccttttcctccctttttgtacatttatttttgtaaatgtatttacaaaaatacatttacaaattAATTACTATTTTATGGAATATttagtgtgtaaaaaaaacatccagTTTCATAACTGTTATCCTCCTCTGGTTTTTTCCTGCTTGTGACCTTTAACCCGTTCCACTCTGAAGATGCATGGCAGCATGCCTGTTCTTCTCACCTATTTTTGAACCAGCTACTGTCACAGTTCAGCTGTATATTTAGAATGCTTAACTCGACAATGCTGAGCTGAACCCTTATTTCCTCTTTGACAGAGGCCAGATTACAAATACGAACCTGTAACTGGCTTTCATACAGGTTTATTTCTGGCCATTAGAGGGGTAGAAAGCTGCGAGAACATGCTTGGCTTGGCTCAGCTTGCAGGACAAAGGTCTGTCAGTTTTCTAGAGCTCATAGGCACAGTCATTCAGCCGGTTAGCTGTGCAGAAGTGAATGGGGGACGATGAACAGGAAAGCTTTTATCACAATGACCGTTTATGGTTTTAACCGCTCTCTCTGTATTTTTGCCATTTAGTTGCCATGAAGCCCAAGAGGAGTTGCAGGAGTTCCAGGAGGGGAGCAGAGAACTGGAAGCTGAGTTGGAGGCACAACTTGGTCAAGCTGAACAACGTCTTCGAGACCTACAGAGTGAAAACGAGAGGCTAAAGAACGAGGTGTCCAACCTCAAGGTAACGGGCCTTTTTGATCTTCATTAAGCGTTTATCTTTGGCTAGGACACTAATAAAGTTGATTACCTAAGAGGTTATCTGATCTTTGTTGGATCCTGCACACAAGGTCCAATGTCTCATTTGTATGGTAGGTGTTAATCCGGGTTCTCTTAGGTAATCCTCCAGCACTCCTTAATAGGATGTCAGGATAAAGAAGAGGAAAATAGAAAACTGCAAGACAAGCCTAGTTCTTATCACAGTAGACATGAACACGGTTTTCAGTGTGCTTTTTTGATTATGCATATTGGTGACCGTGCTGTACAACTGAACCAGAGAGCTCATAAATTATGCCTTCCTTTAACAACCGTCAGATAGCGATGTTCTTTGAAACCTTGTGACCGTCCTGAGATTCGTTCTGACTGATGCTGATCTTTGTAGTggataaaatgttatttttaaactAGATTCCTCATCAAGTAGCATCTTTATTGTCCTTGTTTCTCTTTATAGACTCACTATTCTCTTATCTGCACATTTTCCATGTCTTCCAGGAAAAGCTGGAGCAGCAATATGCCCAGAGTTATAAACAGATCTCTTTGCTAGAAGACGACCTGGGACAGACACGCAGCATCAAGGATCAACTCCACAAATATGTCCGTGAGCTTGAACAGGCCAACGATGACCTCGAGAGAGCAAAAAGGTGAGAATGACATGCAATGTGCAAATTCTGTTTGTATTCTAGCATTTACCTCAAACATGTCAGCACTCATGAAATACTTGTCACTGTTTGTGTAGGGCTACAATAGTGTCTCTTGAAGACTTTGAGACCCGTTTGAACCAGGCAATTGAAAGGAATGCCTTTCTGGAGAGTGAGCTGGATGAGAAGGAGTCTCTCCTTGTATCTGTGCAGCGGTTGAAAGATGAAGCACGAGGTAAAGATAAAGCCCACATAAATGCATTCTTCCCCTTTCTGGGCCGTGCGTCATCTGTGCAAGAGTCGGTATTTCTtaactttctctctttctttcttttttttctttctttagacCTGAGGCAGGAGCTGGCAGTGCGAGAAAGGACCACAGACAGGATGTCAGCACCCAGCTCGCCCACCTTAGACATAGACAAGATTGATTCAGCTGTACAAGCCTCTTTATCCCTCCCAGCAACACCTGTAGGAAAGAATATAGAGCACTCTTTTATCAGCCCCAAAGGTTAGAATTATTCTTACTCCATTTTTCTCTTGTTTGAGTAAAAGTTGTAATAGGAGTGTTAACTCTGGCTTATATGTCCTAGCACTGACCAACGGCTGCGGTAACTCGTCTCTGACTCCCTCTGCTAGAATCTCAGCTCTTAACATTGTTGGCGACCTTCTGAGAAAAGTCGGGGTACGTGTTACtcacttttctgttttgtctttaCATTTGAACACTTACAAAATAAACAGCTCTGCACATGTTGCACTGAGGAGCAAGTCTTTTCGGCGATGCTAGAAAGGAAAGCTAATTATGATGATGCTAATTTCAGATTTCCTGTTTTGTCATTAGGCTTTGGAGTCTAAACTTGCTGCCTGCAGGAACTTTGCCAAAGACCAGGCAGCAAGAAAAAACTACTCCACAGACAAAAGCATGCTTCTCAACAGCAATGCCACCAATTTCTCTCACTCACTACATACTACCTACTTTGACAAAACGTAAGTCTTTTAGCATGTGCTTTTCTTCTTTCCCTGTCTGTTTGTCCTTCTGTTATTTAGTTTGATGTTAAAATCGGACACCCCGGCTGTGTGTATATCTTTGCTGATGTTGAGCATGTCTTTTGACATCTGCAGCACTGTTAATGGATTGGACCCCAGCACCTTGACTTCCATGACACCATCCAGAGCCCTGTCTCCACCGGGCATGCTGCCTTTGAGTGTGTGATTGAGGGGATCCTCAAGCCAGAGAAAGCTCTAAAGAAACTCTTATCTCCTCAACACAGTCTGGGAACACAGAGGGTGTGTGTATGAATGAAAACAGAGCTAGAGTTAAAGAGTGATGTGTGAATTTTTTAACTCGGTGTGTGCAAGAGAGACTTGTGTCTGTTTTGCAGCTCTAAGTGCATCTGTGAGTAGGTGCAGTCATTTGCACCAGTCAGCCAAAAAAGTATTGAAAGCACTCTCCTAATAATTGTGTATATACCCATCGGGGCATGGACCTGGTGGGCTTCTGGAGGGGCTGTGGTGTCTGGGGAGCATGGGAAGCAGATGCTCTGGGTCCTGGTGCCTCCCACACAGATGTTTAGTAAGTTTGGGAGCTGGGGAATCTGGAGATGAATGCCTTATACTCTTTCTCAGGCAGT contains these protein-coding regions:
- the ndel1b gene encoding nuclear distribution protein nudE-like 1-B; this translates as MDTEMIPKFSSKDEEVDYWKSQALKYKKSCHEAQEELQEFQEGSRELEAELEAQLGQAEQRLRDLQSENERLKNEVSNLKEKLEQQYAQSYKQISLLEDDLGQTRSIKDQLHKYVRELEQANDDLERAKRATIVSLEDFETRLNQAIERNAFLESELDEKESLLVSVQRLKDEARDLRQELAVRERTTDRMSAPSSPTLDIDKIDSAVQASLSLPATPVGKNIEHSFISPKALTNGCGNSSLTPSARISALNIVGDLLRKVGALESKLAACRNFAKDQAARKNYSTDKSMLLNSNATNFSHSLHTTYFDKTTVNGLDPSTLTSMTPSRALSPPGMLPLSV